In Bacteroidota bacterium, the genomic window ATTGTGCTTACCCCCACCGGTAAAGGCCCAAAACAACTGTGGAGTACCGGTGAAACTACGCCTGAGATAACTGTGAAAAAGGGTGGCACGTATTGGGTAAAGGTAGATAACGGACTATGCAGCGGAGAAGACAGTATTGTAGTAATTGAACACCCCAATCTGTTGGTGGATATTGGCAATGAATATTCTATTTGTGATGATAGCTCGGAATTGCTGAAACTGGATGCGGGCAAAGGACACAACTATTATAAATGGACACCTACGGGCGATACCACACAATGGATTATTGTGAGCAAAGCGGGAGATTATTTTGTGATGGTGGAAGATAACAACGGTTGTAAGGCCGGAGATGGTGCAACCGTGAAACGGTTATGCGACTTTACTTTTTATATGCCCAATGCTTTTAGCCCGAACGGTGATGGGAAAAACGATGTGTTTGCCCCTGTATTTTCAGACATTACTGATTACAAAATTGAAATATTTGACCGTTGGGGAGCAAAAATGTTTGAAAGCACCAACCCCGCCTACGGTTGGGACGGCACTTATAAACAGCAAGCAGCCACAAGCGGCACCTACGCTTGGCAATTATCGTTTAAAGGACTTCAAAACAAACAGTTGCGTAACTACAACCACCGTGGAAACGTGATGTTGCTGCGCTAAACTGCTTGGTAAATATTTTATCGGTGATTTGAGATAGGTTTTGGCATTTTTATTGAAACCTATATACTTGTATAAAATTTAACACCGAATGAAGAAACTGATAATACCCATTTTGGCCTTTTTGTTTGCCGTGCCTGCAATGGCTCAAAACCGTATCCCCGATATTACTTTGAAAGACCTTAATGGTAATGCTATTAAAGTATCAGAAGTGGCCGATAGCGGAAAAATTGTGGTGATTAATTTTTGGGCTACCTGGTGTGGGCCCTGCCTGAAAGAGCTTACCAATATTAACGATGTGATTGAAGAATGGAAAGAGAAATACAATATTGAGTTTATTGCTGTTTCTATCGACGATTCTCGTACTACGCAAAAAGTAAAACCCTTTGTTGAAGCTAAAAACTGGGTGGGCTACAAAATATTGTTAGATGTGGCATCAGACCTAAAACGTGCCATGAACGTTCTTGACCCTCCTTACACGTTTGTGTACGACCAAAAAGGTAATTTGTATTACAGCCACCCCGGCTACCAAGAAGGTGCCGAAATAGAACTAGAAGAAAAAATTGCTGAGCTTGCTAAGTTGAACAAGTAACAGCTTCCTACTAATAGTAAAAGTCCGTTGTGAAAGTATCGCAACGGACTTTTTTACTATTCGATATAAACCAAGAATGATTGATTGCCGAAATCTTCACTTACTTCAACCTTTTGCATGCTTGATTTTTTATCTCTCTTGTTAAAAAAATAAATATCAAGGCTCTCTCTTTTTTCATTTGATATTGTTAATGTGTTTAACCCTTTTTGAAACTTGAACTTGCATTTTTGTCGACTTCCTTTTAAATCAATTTTTTGCTGAGTCAAATGGTTTATTTCGAAAAAAATATCTTTCTGTTCGTTCGATTTCCTAATAATCTTAGCATAAACAATTGAATTATTAAATCTTAGCGTATCGATAACTCTATCAATATTTTCTGATCTTGATTGAAAACAGTTTGTTTTCAAATCAAATAAGTTTGCTTCAAGTTTTAAATGACTATTTCTTGATGAGTGAATGTAATAAACTTTAATTCTATAATCTGACTTGCTTGAAGAAAACACTTCCTCATTTGCCTGAAAAACAATAGTTGCAAAAGGGTTTGTTTTGACTATTGTCTCAAAGTAATAATCACCGGTGGCACTTTTTATTAACGAAGCTCCATTTTCACTCTTTAAACCTGTGATCTTCTCGATTGCAACTTTAATTGGAATATCCATTTTCACAGGCCTATTAAGGCTGTCTTGGACTAAGATCCTAAATTCAATTCTCTTTTTATCATCTGAGATCGTTTGGCAACCATAAAAAGAGAATTTATAACTAAGTAAGTCTACTTTGTTATGTAGCATTTTCCTCTCATAATCAAGATCCCTAATCATTCTAAGATATTGCCCCGTGTCTGTTTTTAAAATACTATCAATGAATATTTGCCGCAAATATTTTTCTGTTAAGTACTGCATGTTTTCATTGCATTTTTCCAAGGGTTCTCTATAATTAAGCTGCTCGGCAAGTTTATCAACCTTTTCCCCTACATTCAGTATAGCCTCGAGTATACCTCTATTTCCAAAATTGATTATTTTCTCAAGCTTTCTTAATTGTATTGAATCCGCTTCCTCAATGAATTCAATGAATGAAACTTTCCTGTTTCCCTTTTGGATAACTTTCTCATTAAATATGGGAGCGTGATCAATCTCTAAAACTACCATTCCAACTTCCCTAAGGGTTTGTTTTGGTTCAGCAAGAACAAACTCTTTATCTTTAATTTTAAATTTCAATAGATTAGGTAACCCAATAGTTTCATCGCTAAAGGCTCCTCCTGCTTTGGTAATGATTTCTTTAGTAAAAGTATTGTTACTTTTATCATTGTAAGTGACTTCAATTTTCAAATTACTTGGTATCTCATGCCCTTCCTTATTAATCAAAATACCTTTAAGGTATTTTGATTTGGTTTTAGAATCATTATTTTGAGATTTAGAAAATTGACAAATGAAAATAAGTGATAGTAAGAGCAAAAATTTAATTTTCATATAAGGTTATGATAAATGGTGTGGCAATGTTGTCAATTGTTAGATCTGCTGGAAACTTACCACTGTATTCTAGAGTATCATCGGGATTATTTATAATGTAAGTGAAAGTGTCAACTGTATTGCATTTTTCGCATTTAATAAGATTAAAGAAAGTTGTGCTACTTTCGCCCTCCATTGTGATGTATCCATTTTCATCACTTTCATATGTATCCTTGTTAAGGATATGAATCTTTTGTTGACGAAAAACATCAATACTACCGTCCTTCTTTTCAATTCTAAACATGAATTTATTTTGTGTACTTTTTCTGAAATGAGTACAAAATGCGTCAACGATGAGCGGTTGTACAAAAATTCCGATTATTAAAGGGATTACGAAATACTTTACAGACAACTCAATATCTTTAATTCTTTTAATTGTTTTTGCAATTTTTTCTAGTATCATTTCCAAATAGCAATTAGAATTTTAAAAGTATCATATAAATATATTATCAGCAACATTTTTTTGCTAATCAAATACAAATCAACTAATTAAAATTATACAGCAATTTATATTTTCTAAATATGGTTTTAGTAAATAATAACAAAAAAGCGCAACCCGTTTGGATTGCGCTCATACTAAAAGCTATTGATAGGTTATTTTACAATTACCAATTTCTCGGTAGAAAGTACTTGTTTATTGGCTACTATGCGGGCAAAGTAGATGCCGTTATCCAAAGTAGCTGTGCTTATTGAAACTGTATTAGCTCCTGCGGGCATTGTTTGGGCAAACACCATTTTGCCTGCCATATCAAACACCTCAAAAGATACTTCTTGAGCATTTTCAACGGTGTAGTCAATGGTTACTTCATTGGCTGCTGGGTTAGGATATAACTTGCATTTGCTGTTCTCAACCTCTTGAACACCGTTTGGCAATACAGGCAAGTTGCTTTTTACTTCATATACTGAAATAGTACCGCTTATTTCGTTAGCCACAATTATATAGCCTTTACCAGTTGGGCTAGCTTTAGGGCTAACATAAATAATACCCTCAGGACCATGGTCGCCGGTAAAACTGGTGGTGCTACGGTTGTTTTTATAATCGCTAAAAGTTGGAGACGTTGGGTCAGTAATGTTGTACACCATCACTCCGCCAATACGCTCTAACGCTACAAAAGCAAAGGTTTTACCCGAAATTGAGGCCAAGGTTACGCCTTCTGGTTCAGGGCCTTTTGCACGACTGCGGCCTTTTAGTCCGTTACCTTCGTTATCAGCATTAAACAATACACCGTAAGTGGCATCAGCAGCCGTAATGGTTTCAAAATCATCACCGCTGTCAAAAACCCTTGTATTGTTACTAGCATTAAAGATTGAGAAAGAGCGGGCGCCTACCATATATAATTCGTCAAAGTCACCGTCTTTGTCGGTGTCACCTTGCAGGTTAGTTACACGCAAACGACCTAAGTTATGCGCTTGTTGCAACATAGGTGCTTGCGGGAATTTGGTAGAATCTAATTTAATAGCACCTACGGTGGTACGTTCGTTCAAACCAGTGTATTCTTTCTCATCACCTTCGTTTGCTGTAACAAGGTAGGTGGTTCCGTTAACAGCGTAATTGGCAATACCGTCGGCCAAAAAGAAACTCTTTACAGGCCAGTTGCTATTAAGTATTGTACCATTATTGTCTGAAGCATCAAAACCATTACCCATTAAACTAAAATCTTTAGTACCGCAGCTCCAAACTGATGTCGCTGTGTTGTTAGTAAGGTCAATAACTGCAATAGCGTTGTTTTCTTGCAACGTAACCCAAGCCGTTTTAGAATCGGCTGAAACGGTAATGTATTCGGGTTCAAAATCCTGAGCAAGTGTACTTGTGGCTTTAAGCTTGCGAACACCTGATGCAATCAAGGCAGTTTCTTGGCTGTTAAAACCGGTAAACGAAACCGTGGTAACGTTAGCGTGGGTAAGATTGGTAATGCCTCCACTGATATCAATCACGCTAACAGAACCTTCGGGGTCAACGGTGTAAGAATCGTTAGGTTGGCCTTCGTTGGCCGTCATTACTTTAGAACCGTCTGGGCTAAAAGTAACCATATCAGGCAATGCACCTACAGTAACTTGCTTTTGAAAATCGCCATTGGTATTAAAAAACACCACTGAACCATCCGACTGCTCGTTTGCATTGGGGCTTGCAGCAGCTACGATACCGTTTTTAACAGCTACGCTGGTGATACCGCCGTAAGTGCTCATATCAATTGATTTAATCAACGTGATATTGGCAGGGTTACTGAAATCAGAAATATCCAATCGGTCTTGTACGGCACTGATTGAGAATAAACGTTTTGAAGCAGAATCAAACATTACAATTTCACAAGTGCTTGAACCGACAACGGGTTCGTAGCTGGTTACGTAGTTTAGTTCAACCTCTTTGCTGGCTGCTGGTGCTTTGTGGTCGTTATCTTTAATATATACGGTAAACAAATTGCTGCCAGTAATTGATAGTCCTACAGGGCTTTCAAGTGCCAATGTAAAGTACTCGTCCTGTTCGTTCAGATTATCATCAGCAATAGGGATATTGATAACATGCGATGTAGTAGTACCTATAATGGTAAGGGTTTGATTAACGAAATTAAAGTCAGTTGCTGAAGCGGTATTAAACGCAGCACCTTTTAACACAAGATTTACTGTTGAGTTTGAAGGGTTTTTAATGGTGACATTCACTACCGCTACACCGGCATTTTCATTAACCGATATAAACGATTTAGCAAAAGAAACCTCGGTGTTGTAAGTAAACGAAAACTTATACGGGCAAAGCATAATGTTTCCTTCGCTGTCTTTAACATTAGTTACCGTGATAGAAAGTGTAGCCGAGGGAGTGAACGGAGTGTTATAAGTTAAGGTAAGCGTATCAGCCAATGTACCGTTGTTGGTTCTGCTGATGCTAACCAAGCCGCTGATACCCGTAAAATTAGATGTATTGGTTGCTGTTGCATTGTCCAAATCGCTGCTAAAGAAAACCTGGACGGTAGTTTGGTTGATGATTTTAGTGCCCAATACTGAAGGAGGTCCGGGGAAACTCCATGTAGGCCATGTTTGGGGCGCAGTACCCGAAGCCGCTCCTACCCAATTAGCAGGGTTTAGGATAGCTGCACGCAATTGAGATGCTGTACCTGTTTGGGTACCGTTGTAGTAAGCATTAGCTGTATTGCCGGTTACGTTACCTGTAATAGTGCTACCGTTAAGGGCGTTTTGACCATCGGTAAGAGTTGCAGGTATTTTTGAATTACTTCCTGAACATGAGGTGTTTGCAGTAAGCCATCCATTTGATGAAAGCGCAGTAATGTATTTAGGATTAGCAGCGGTACCTGTATATACTATAAATTGGTCGCCACCTGAACTTAAACCAAAACCACCACCTGTAATAGTGCCTTTACTAGCTGAGGGAACATCGTTTTTGATGTTTATGATTGAGCCAGCAGGTATGCACTCATTTGCAGGGGCAGTCCAAACAAATCCTCCGGCACATTGTGCAGGTGTATTATCAGTGTACTTTGCATCGGTGATGTTAATCATCGTTCCGGGTAAAATGTCTACAAAGGTTAGCAAGACTACTTCATCGTCTGTCGAAGTAGCATTCATACGATAGGCTACAGGTACTAAATCACCTGCATTAAACTGGGTTTGAACCGCAATTGTAGTAAACGACATTGATTGTAACGCAACTACAGCATTGTCGCTCATATCTTCCACACTATTAGCTTTTAACGCAACATAATACTTCTGACTATTAAGCAAATTTGCAGCAGGCGTGATAATAATCTCATTGCCGCTAACAGTAGCATCAAACGCAACAGTTGCACCGCTTGCATTATCCAAACGCAACTCTACCAAAGCATCTACATTGGTATTGCTAAGGGCAGTGTTGTTAATCAAACGTACTGCCTCGTTGAATGAAATTTTAGGTTTTGTTGTAATATCTAAATGTAAAGCACCGTCCACTGGGATAAACGTAACTACAGGTGCAGTTACATCCGGACCTGAACCTGTGCCCTCGGCTGTGAAATTGTCAAAACGGTTATTACCTACAGTACCGCCGGGACCTTGTTCAAACGTAATGCGTATTTTAAAGTTAGCATTATTATCCACCGCTATAATAGCAGAGAAATCTAACGTTTGCAGGGTTGGGTTACCGTCTACAGGATTAATATCGGTAAATGCGGTGTACGAAGAGCCATCAGTACTGTACTCAATTTTTTGGGTACCGGCTCCCGAACCTGAGCGACGGGTGGCATATTTAACCACCACATCAGTATAACCTATAGTTGGCAATGAGAACACTAAGGTTCCGCCAATAGGGTTGTTAAAACGTAAATGC contains:
- a CDS encoding TlpA family protein disulfide reductase — protein: MKKLIIPILAFLFAVPAMAQNRIPDITLKDLNGNAIKVSEVADSGKIVVINFWATWCGPCLKELTNINDVIEEWKEKYNIEFIAVSIDDSRTTQKVKPFVEAKNWVGYKILLDVASDLKRAMNVLDPPYTFVYDQKGNLYYSHPGYQEGAEIELEEKIAELAKLNK
- a CDS encoding T9SS type A sorting domain-containing protein, producing MGKKTTLIFSLLLFAFISNTGYSQTHIHYWNFNNSSTETDLLTAKLSLVSGASIQHIQGGTSAIQITSNTGQGFEVTNPNTRNSDSSGSHLRFNNPIGGTLVFSLPTIGYTDVVVKYATRRSGSGAGTQKIEYSTDGSSYTAFTDINPVDGNPTLQTLDFSAIIAVDNNANFKIRITFEQGPGGTVGNNRFDNFTAEGTGSGPDVTAPVVTFIPVDGALHLDITTKPKISFNEAVRLINNTALSNTNVDALVELRLDNASGATVAFDATVSGNEIIITPAANLLNSQKYYVALKANSVEDMSDNAVVALQSMSFTTIAVQTQFNAGDLVPVAYRMNATSTDDEVVLLTFVDILPGTMINITDAKYTDNTPAQCAGGFVWTAPANECIPAGSIINIKNDVPSASKGTITGGGFGLSSGGDQFIVYTGTAANPKYITALSSNGWLTANTSCSGSNSKIPATLTDGQNALNGSTITGNVTGNTANAYYNGTQTGTASQLRAAILNPANWVGAASGTAPQTWPTWSFPGPPSVLGTKIINQTTVQVFFSSDLDNATATNTSNFTGISGLVSISRTNNGTLADTLTLTYNTPFTPSATLSITVTNVKDSEGNIMLCPYKFSFTYNTEVSFAKSFISVNENAGVAVVNVTIKNPSNSTVNLVLKGAAFNTASATDFNFVNQTLTIIGTTTSHVINIPIADDNLNEQDEYFTLALESPVGLSITGSNLFTVYIKDNDHKAPAASKEVELNYVTSYEPVVGSSTCEIVMFDSASKRLFSISAVQDRLDISDFSNPANITLIKSIDMSTYGGITSVAVKNGIVAAASPNANEQSDGSVVFFNTNGDFQKQVTVGALPDMVTFSPDGSKVMTANEGQPNDSYTVDPEGSVSVIDISGGITNLTHANVTTVSFTGFNSQETALIASGVRKLKATSTLAQDFEPEYITVSADSKTAWVTLQENNAIAVIDLTNNTATSVWSCGTKDFSLMGNGFDASDNNGTILNSNWPVKSFFLADGIANYAVNGTTYLVTANEGDEKEYTGLNERTTVGAIKLDSTKFPQAPMLQQAHNLGRLRVTNLQGDTDKDGDFDELYMVGARSFSIFNASNNTRVFDSGDDFETITAADATYGVLFNADNEGNGLKGRSRAKGPEPEGVTLASISGKTFAFVALERIGGVMVYNITDPTSPTFSDYKNNRSTTSFTGDHGPEGIIYVSPKASPTGKGYIIVANEISGTISVYEVKSNLPVLPNGVQEVENSKCKLYPNPAANEVTIDYTVENAQEVSFEVFDMAGKMVFAQTMPAGANTVSISTATLDNGIYFARIVANKQVLSTEKLVIVK